The Halogeometricum borinquense DSM 11551 region CACGACAAGCAGCGCCATCGAAACACCGATCAGAAACATCGTCGCACGGGCAGCATTGCGGATCCCTTTTCTGAGGCCGAGCCAGACGTCACCGAGGAAGACAACGCCGATGAGCGCGAAGACCGCGTACGTCAGGACCGTTGCTTCGAGGTTAAACACGCGGCCGAGAATGGCTGCCATCGTTTGCGCACTGAATCCGAGCGTCGTCGAAATGCCGCCGATAGTAGCGACAACCGCGGCCAGATTGACCATCCAATAGAGTCCGGGAATACGGTCTTCATCGACGATAGCGGTGAGCATCGAACTGATCTTGTAATCACCGACACCGTCGGTATAGACGATGATCCCAAACGCAATCGCAACGGGGAGGTACCACATTGCAAGGCCCGGGAACACCTCGTGGATGAACATAAACGCCAGCGCCATTGCCTCTACGGACGCACCTTGGACCGGATACGGCTTCGGCGGCGGATTGCTGACGATGGAGATGGGTTCTGCGACGCCCCAGATGAGAATGGACGCACCGAATCCGACGGTGAATACCATCGATAGCCACGAGAACAGGTCAAACTCCGGTTCGGCATCGGGACCGCCGATTCGGAGATGCCCATACTGCGAGAATACCATTAGCAGGACAACAATCAACAGAACGAATCCGAGGAGGATGAACCACCAACCGAAGTAATTGAGGACCCACGTTTTCGCGCCGATGAGCGTGCTACTCAGTAATGACGGGTTTAGGAGCCCGAACCCACCGAGAGCGAGCATCACACTCATCGCTACGACGAACATGATCTTCTCTGACCACGAGGCCTCTTCAAGCCCCAAAAGATACCACGTTTTCATTCTCTGTTATCGGGTGAAAGAGCTGACTCTGTCGAAGCGTTTTGAAATACGATGTAACCACCGAGATCAATACTGTTGTTCTCAGTATTCCGAATCACAGTCGGGTATACCAACAGGCCAAGGGTATCCATCGGAAAAACCCGTTGTCTCTAACGGCCTTCGTGAGATGTTACCGATATATACACCTATTCGGATTCAATCCGATAGAGCTCTCCCCCTTCTGTACCCGAACACGGCTCAGTCCGATGGTTCGATCCTGTAGCCGGTGACAACGCCACGTCAAAGCATAGTTGAAAATAGCGGGGGCGTTAGCGGACGACTGGTCGGGTTCAACCGACGTAGATTGCAGTTCGGATCGTGTCCGTTTACAGATCTTTAGCGACCCGAAGCTCGGTATCAGTTACCGTTTCGACTGCCCCAGCAGGTACTTTGATATCATCTTCGTCGGCGTCACCAAATCCGAAGCCCTGAATCACTGCCTCGGCGATATCCGGATCTGGTTCGACGTACGCCACCTGCGCGTCCGTGTCCACTTCAGTTATGATTCCAATCTGTTCGGCTTCCTCGTCCATGAGATACTTCCCTTCGTCGGCGGTTGACAGGACGGACATACGGCCAAAAAATGTCTATGGGAATACAAAAAACCAGCACATTACATATTATCGCAAAAGAGGGAGTCGCGGAGCAGCGGTGAGCAAAGATCCGAACCGAGGGCAAACTGCCGAACGCCTCGCTCAGGGTTTCGTCTTCCGGTTTCGACCTGTTTCTTTGTTTCGCTTGGGCCGACTCAAAAGCGGTGCGACAGCTTTCAGAATCTTCGCCTCGGAGCGACGAAGGTGTTCGCCGACCGTTGAGGTGTTCGCGGTATCCTGTTCGGCGAGGTCGGCGATGTTGCACCCGCGTGGTGAATCGTAGTATCCCTCGTCGATGGCGCGACCGAGAACCTCACGCTGGCGCGGCGAGAGATCTTGGACAGCCCTGTTTGACCTCGCTCAGCCCCGTAAGTAGCCGGTCGAGTTCTGGCGTCCGAAGCGAATCGACCTCCACGTGGCCGATTTTCTGGAGTTCCTCGTGAGTTCGGCTGACCTGTTCGTGGTCGGAGGCGATGACGCTCCAGTGTTCGCGGCCGCCGGTCACTGTCGCCGGGACGGTGGGGAAACAGCGGTTGCGAAGCAGAACGTTCAACACGGGCTCTGTGTCCGTCTCGTAGTCGCCGGCCAAACTGACGAACGCCGTCTCGCGGTCCGCATCGTAGCTGACAAGCTGGGCCACTGTCATCACCTCGTGGTCGTTGAGCCACTCGACGAACGCGTCTGCATCGGAGACGTTCGTCGCCTCGATCATGGTGATTGAAATCCCTAATAACCGGTAGGAGTAGATGATCGCCGCTGAAATGTCCGGGAATCGGTCGTTCAGGTTCTCTGTCCAGCACCCTTCGTGTCGGATTCGGAACGTATATTCTAGCATTTGTGATCTGTACCTATTTGGTAGCAATTAGCAATCCACTTAGATACCACTACCCCCGCAAATATCCGGTGTGGTAAATAGTGGCGAAGGTGTCAGTTATCCTTCGCTTCTTCACGGAATTCGATGATGACCGCGCCGACGACGAGTAGGAGCGAGACGTAGAAGATGAGTGATGCCACGGCGGGCACTACTGGCGTGAATCCCTGTGTCATCCGTCCGTGTATCCAAGTGGTGATGGTGCTTTCGACACCCGAGAGATACGAGACGATGTAGTAGTTGTTCCATGCTAAGACGAACGCGAAGATAGCACCGGAGACGACGCCGTCTTTGATGAGCGGGAGTACGATCTTGGTGTACAGCGTAATCGAGTCTGCACCCAAGTCGCGTGCGGCCTCCTCAACGTTCGGATCGACCCCCAGCGCCGTGATGGAGACGACGAACATCACGATGGGAGAGATCCAGACGAGTTCGCCAACGATAGCCGGCAGGACGCCGTAACCCAGGCCGACGACACTAGCCCACATCGACATTCCAAGCCCGAGCAGGATGAGCGGGAAGAAGATGGGCAACAGCGCCAGCAGTTTGAACTTGTCCTGGTAGGGGAACTCGTGTCGCGTGTAGGCGATGGCACCGCCGGTGCCGATGATGGTGCTGATGATCGTGACCGGCACGGCGATGCGAACCGTGTTCATGAACGCCGAGCGGATGCTCCCCGATCCGAGCGCCGCTTCGTACCAGTGCAGCGTGAACTCGTAGTCCACGATGGAGAAGAACCGGCCGTCGTAGAACGACGCGATAACTAGACTCAGCAGTGGCAGGACGAAAAACAGCGCCACCAGAGCCACGTAGGCGTACCACGAGCCAGCTTTCAACTTGGCAACGAGCGGGCTAGTCCGCGCGGTGCTCATCGCTTCCCACCTCGTGAGGCGATTTCTTTGAGGTCGATGGTCCGGAGGATGATGACGCCGGCCACAACCGTGATGAGCAACAGTCCAACCGCCTGTGCTGATCCGAGCGGCCAGTTTTGGCTGTATCCGAACGAGTAGTTGATGTTGCTTGCCATGGTGTACACGGAACCGCCGCCGAGGATCTGTGCCTCGACATCCGCACCCAACGTGAGGATGAACACGAACAGCGAGCCGATGATGATACCCGGCATACTGAGCGGCAGCAGTATCTTCCGGAACATCGTCAGCTTGTTCGCGCCGAGATCCGCGGCCGCCTCGAACGTCGTATCCTCGATGCTCAGAAGCGACAGGTAGATCGGGAACAGCATGAACGGCATGTAGACGTAGGTCGTCCCGAGGATGATGGTCCAGCGCTGGTACATCATCGACGGATAGTTGGAGATCCCGAACAGGCCGACAATGCTGTCCAGCACGCCGTTTTGGACGAGGAACAGCGCCCAGCCGAACACGCGGATATTGACGCTGGTGAAAAGCGGGATGATGAGCATCAGCAGGAATACTAACTTGTAACGCTTGATCTTCCGCGCGAGCGCGTACGCCGCCGGGTAGGAGAACACGAGTGTCGTCACGGTCGTAATCGCACTAATGACGACGGTGTTACCCATGACCTGCCCGTAGATACCCGATCCGCTGAGGATTCCACTGATGATCTCGTCGTAGTTGGCGACCGTCCACAGCGACGGATCGAGTGAGATGGAGTTGGCTGGCTGGATCGAGAACAGCACGATGGCAACCATCGGGCCGACGAACATGAACAGCAGCAGCACTGTCAGCGGCAGCATGAACAGGTACGGTGGCCGTAACAGCGCCATCACGGGGTTATCATGCTCGGAGGCGTCGTAGAACGCGCCACGGAGAGATTCGATAGTTGACATTATTCTGGCACCAGAATGGACTTTCTGGCGTCCCACTGGAGGTACGCGGTGTCACCGACTGCCAGATCGACGCCTTCGAACTTCTCGAAGTCCACCTCGGCGACGTAGTCCTGATCGGAGTGGTCCGCCGACCCTTCGATAAGGACGGTGTTCCCGCGCACGAGGATGTTGTCGACGTGGACTTCGGCCCCGAAGTCCTTCCGGAGATCGGGTTCGACGATGCAGTCATCGTAGCGCACGACGAGGTACTCCGGCGGGATGTCGAGGTGGGTCTCGACCGGTCCCGAGTTCTCCAGCGCCGCGCTTGCGATGTCGGCCGTCCCGCCGGAGACGGTCTCCGCAGTCACGGGGAAGACGTTGGCGTCGCCCATGAACTCCGCGATGAACTTGTTGTTCGGCTCGCGGTAGATGTCCTCGGGCGGTCCCGTCTGGACGGTGTCGCCATCGTCCAGCACGAACAGCTTGTCGCTCATCACCAGCGCCGCCTCCAGTGAGTGGGTGACGTAGATGAACGTCATGTCCAGTTCGACGTTGAGGTCGGCGAGTTCGCGCTGGAGTCGCTTCTGCAGGACGTAGTCCAGCGACGCGAGCGGTTCGTCCAACAGCAGGATGTCCGGGTCGTACGCCAGCGACCGCGCCAGCGCGACGCGCTGTTTCTGTCCGCCGGAGAGTTCCGTCGCCTGCTTGTCTGCGTGGACCTCGGGGTCGAGTCGGACCTGTTCGAGCAACTCCTCGACCTGCCCGTTGACCTCCCGACCAGTGTTCTTGATCGGGAACTCGATGTTCTCTCTGACGGTCATGTGGGGGAACAGCGCCCACGACTGGAACACCAGGCTGGTCGGCCGCTTCTGTGGCGACGTGTAGGTGATGTCTTGGCCGTCTAGGTTGATCTCACCCGCAGTCGGTTCGAGGTGTCCGGCGAGCATCCGCAGCAACGTCGTCTTTCCGCAGCCAGACGGACCGACGATTGTAGCGAACTCGCCGGTTTCGATCTCCAGGTCCACGTCGTTGACTGCGACGAGCGATCCATACTCCTTTCGTAGATTCGTAGCCGTTAACATTGGTATCAGTGCGTTTCTGAGATCCCAACTGCGAGAAGAACAGCTCAGATGCGTGCCTTCGCTTCTCGCCAGATGGGTTCGAACTTGTTCAGATCCGGGATGCCGGTGTAGAACACCGAGCGTTCGAGGATGTCCGGGATGTCGTCAACTCGGAGCACCTCGCGCTGTCTGTCGTTGTAGTTCTCCCAAGCCGTCTTGTGCGGGACGACGTTCGTCCCACCGGATGTCGGCCAAGAGAGTTTCAGTGCGTTCTCGCCTTGCTGCATGTACGCGAGGTAGCTGTCCGAGACCGTCGGCTGTTCTCCCTTGACGAATGCGGTCGTCTCGACCCAGATGACGCCGCCTTCTTCGGGCACGTGGGCCTCGAACTGGAGGTTGCCACCGCGTCTGAGGGTGCCGTTAATCCAGTTGCCCGAGATGAACCCGATGTCGATCTCACCAGATTTCAGCGCCTGATTCATCGACGCGAAATCCGGAAGCAGGGTCTTCGCGTTGTCGAAGAGGTCGAACGTCGCCTGTCGGACCTGCTCGACCTCCTCGTCGGTGTGTTCTTTGTACGGGTCGATACCTTCACGCAGCATGATTATCTGGATTCCCCAGAACATCAGGTCGTAGACGCCGACGTCGTACTCTTCGGACCACGCCGCGT contains the following coding sequences:
- a CDS encoding BCCT family transporter translates to MKTWYLLGLEEASWSEKIMFVVAMSVMLALGGFGLLNPSLLSSTLIGAKTWVLNYFGWWFILLGFVLLIVVLLMVFSQYGHLRIGGPDAEPEFDLFSWLSMVFTVGFGASILIWGVAEPISIVSNPPPKPYPVQGASVEAMALAFMFIHEVFPGLAMWYLPVAIAFGIIVYTDGVGDYKISSMLTAIVDEDRIPGLYWMVNLAAVVATIGGISTTLGFSAQTMAAILGRVFNLEATVLTYAVFALIGVVFLGDVWLGLRKGIRNAARATMFLIGVSMALLVVVGPTIFMFELGLDATGVWLSEMLRLSLYTAPTSAGNWAANWTGFWWAWWAAWSIFVGSFVARVSKGRTIREMFVVLVVVPTFLTWIQHLLIGGWVLAPGYQQPVADIMAAAGKPAAVAKALQITPLGAVLAVLFVFVIAGYIITSLDSAVFMISAITLGNENPNPRNRAWWGALLAFFGMMSLELKEFSSIQSLSVTMALPFSLLLLVILYGSYVVAKEYVQDSSEINVENETILTRQSDSSSPSDD
- a CDS encoding helix-turn-helix domain-containing protein, giving the protein MDEGYYDSPRGCNIADLAEQDTANTSTVGEHLRRSEAKILKAVAPLLSRPKRNKETGRNRKTKP
- a CDS encoding DNA-binding protein; this encodes MIEATNVSDADAFVEWLNDHEVMTVAQLVSYDADRETAFVSLAGDYETDTEPVLNVLLRNRCFPTVPATVTGGREHWSVIASDHEQVSRTHEELQKIGHVEVDSLRTPELDRLLTGLSEVKQGCPRSLAAPA
- a CDS encoding ABC transporter permease; its protein translation is MSTARTSPLVAKLKAGSWYAYVALVALFFVLPLLSLVIASFYDGRFFSIVDYEFTLHWYEAALGSGSIRSAFMNTVRIAVPVTIISTIIGTGGAIAYTRHEFPYQDKFKLLALLPIFFPLILLGLGMSMWASVVGLGYGVLPAIVGELVWISPIVMFVVSITALGVDPNVEEAARDLGADSITLYTKIVLPLIKDGVVSGAIFAFVLAWNNYYIVSYLSGVESTITTWIHGRMTQGFTPVVPAVASLIFYVSLLLVVGAVIIEFREEAKDN
- a CDS encoding ABC transporter permease; this encodes MSTIESLRGAFYDASEHDNPVMALLRPPYLFMLPLTVLLLFMFVGPMVAIVLFSIQPANSISLDPSLWTVANYDEIISGILSGSGIYGQVMGNTVVISAITTVTTLVFSYPAAYALARKIKRYKLVFLLMLIIPLFTSVNIRVFGWALFLVQNGVLDSIVGLFGISNYPSMMYQRWTIILGTTYVYMPFMLFPIYLSLLSIEDTTFEAAADLGANKLTMFRKILLPLSMPGIIIGSLFVFILTLGADVEAQILGGGSVYTMASNINYSFGYSQNWPLGSAQAVGLLLITVVAGVIILRTIDLKEIASRGGKR
- a CDS encoding ABC transporter ATP-binding protein, whose amino-acid sequence is MLTATNLRKEYGSLVAVNDVDLEIETGEFATIVGPSGCGKTTLLRMLAGHLEPTAGEINLDGQDITYTSPQKRPTSLVFQSWALFPHMTVRENIEFPIKNTGREVNGQVEELLEQVRLDPEVHADKQATELSGGQKQRVALARSLAYDPDILLLDEPLASLDYVLQKRLQRELADLNVELDMTFIYVTHSLEAALVMSDKLFVLDDGDTVQTGPPEDIYREPNNKFIAEFMGDANVFPVTAETVSGGTADIASAALENSGPVETHLDIPPEYLVVRYDDCIVEPDLRKDFGAEVHVDNILVRGNTVLIEGSADHSDQDYVAEVDFEKFEGVDLAVGDTAYLQWDARKSILVPE